A stretch of Campylobacter gracilis DNA encodes these proteins:
- a CDS encoding bi-domain-containing oxidoreductase → MIQAIVKKGKVLAEQIPAPSVSKGCVLIKVVNSCISAGTEISGVSNSGKSLIKRALEQPENVKKVINMIKSDGIANAYAKVKGKLDSGSPTGYSLSGVVIAVGEGVLNFKIGDRVTAAGAGLANHAEYVDVPKNLVMKMPQNMDFERACTVTLGGIAMQGVRRIDLRLGETCVVVGAGILGLLAVQMLKISGVRVAVSDFDDRRLQIAKEYGAELVINPSRDDLLGVVSSWSGGYGADGVLFTAATSSSEPLSQSFQMCKKKGRVVLVGVAGMQINREDMYKKELDFLISTSYGPGRYDKSYEEGGLDYPFSYVRWTENRNMSEYLRLVNENLIKLDKLIDAKYPIEQVTEAFESLQTSQNKPLMVLLDYGEANLTELDNYLNHDKKIIISSAPVNRDVINVAFVGVGGFATGMHLPNISKLMDKYKIYAIMNRSGHKAKAVAQQYGANYATSNLDDILNDKNVDLVIISTRHDSHAELTLKALEAGKNVFVEKPLATNKDELEKIKKFYEVGGDKPVLFVGFNRRFSAYAQEIKKHTSARINPMIIRYRMNAGYIPMDHWVHENGGRMVGEACHIIDLMTALTGSEIQSVFSQSITPSNEKYSAEDNKSIVLKYKDGSVANIEYFANGSKELSKEFMEIHFDGKSIVLDDYKSLKGYGVRVKEISTNVSQKGQLEELEVLFETLKKGKGWPIELWDMVQTTEISFLI, encoded by the coding sequence ATGATACAAGCAATAGTTAAAAAAGGTAAAGTTTTAGCAGAGCAGATCCCGGCTCCGAGCGTTTCAAAAGGATGCGTTCTTATAAAAGTAGTAAATAGCTGCATATCGGCGGGCACCGAGATAAGCGGCGTATCAAATAGCGGAAAGAGTCTGATAAAGCGAGCCTTAGAACAGCCCGAAAACGTAAAAAAAGTCATCAATATGATAAAATCAGACGGCATCGCAAACGCCTATGCGAAGGTAAAGGGCAAGCTTGATAGCGGTAGCCCGACCGGCTATTCGCTTAGCGGCGTCGTCATAGCAGTCGGAGAGGGCGTTTTAAATTTTAAAATCGGAGATCGCGTCACCGCAGCCGGTGCAGGGCTTGCGAACCACGCAGAATACGTAGACGTGCCCAAAAATTTAGTTATGAAAATGCCGCAGAACATGGACTTTGAGCGGGCTTGCACCGTGACGCTGGGCGGTATAGCGATGCAAGGCGTTAGGCGGATCGATCTAAGGTTGGGCGAGACCTGCGTAGTGGTCGGTGCGGGGATCTTAGGGCTTCTTGCGGTGCAGATGCTTAAAATTTCAGGCGTAAGGGTTGCGGTCAGCGATTTTGACGATAGGCGCTTGCAGATAGCTAAAGAATACGGCGCCGAGCTCGTTATAAACCCGTCAAGAGATGATTTGCTGGGCGTCGTTTCGTCTTGGAGCGGCGGATACGGCGCTGACGGCGTGCTATTTACCGCCGCTACGAGCAGTAGCGAGCCGCTATCGCAAAGTTTTCAGATGTGCAAGAAAAAGGGCAGAGTGGTGCTCGTAGGCGTTGCCGGCATGCAGATAAATAGAGAGGATATGTATAAAAAGGAGCTTGATTTTCTTATCTCCACCTCCTATGGGCCGGGCCGCTACGATAAGAGCTACGAAGAGGGAGGGCTTGATTATCCGTTTAGTTACGTCAGATGGACCGAAAACCGAAATATGAGCGAGTATCTAAGGCTGGTAAATGAAAATTTGATCAAGCTAGATAAGCTCATAGACGCAAAATACCCTATCGAGCAGGTAACGGAGGCGTTTGAGTCGCTACAGACTTCGCAGAATAAGCCGCTTATGGTTTTGCTTGACTATGGCGAGGCAAATTTAACCGAGCTTGATAACTATCTAAATCACGATAAAAAAATCATCATAAGTTCCGCGCCAGTAAACAGGGATGTGATAAACGTTGCGTTCGTCGGAGTCGGCGGATTTGCCACTGGTATGCACTTGCCTAATATCTCAAAGCTTATGGATAAGTATAAAATTTACGCGATAATGAACCGAAGCGGACATAAAGCAAAGGCGGTGGCGCAGCAATACGGAGCGAACTACGCTACTTCAAATTTAGACGATATTTTAAACGACAAAAATGTCGATCTTGTGATCATCTCCACAAGGCACGATAGCCATGCGGAGCTTACTTTAAAGGCGCTTGAAGCGGGCAAAAACGTATTTGTAGAAAAGCCGCTTGCGACAAATAAAGATGAGCTTGAAAAGATAAAGAAATTTTACGAAGTGGGAGGCGACAAGCCCGTTTTATTCGTGGGATTTAATAGGCGATTTAGCGCATACGCGCAGGAGATAAAAAAGCACACGAGCGCTAGAATAAATCCGATGATAATCAGATACAGGATGAATGCCGGCTACATACCGATGGATCACTGGGTGCATGAAAACGGCGGCAGGATGGTGGGCGAAGCGTGCCATATAATAGATCTGATGACGGCACTAACGGGCAGCGAGATACAGAGCGTATTTTCGCAGTCCATCACGCCGAGTAACGAAAAATATAGCGCCGAGGATAACAAATCCATCGTCTTAAAATACAAAGACGGCTCGGTAGCAAATATCGAATATTTCGCAAACGGTAGCAAGGAGCTAAGCAAGGAATTTATGGAGATCCACTTTGACGGCAAGAGCATCGTTTTGGATGACTATAAAAGTCTTAAAGGATACGGGGTGAGGGTGAAAGAAATTTCAACGAACGTAAGCCAGAAAGGGCAGCTTGAGGAGCTTGAGGTGTTATTTGAGACTCTAAAAAAAGGCAAAGGCTGGCCGATAGAGCTTTGGGATATGGTGCAGACGACGGAGATTTCGTTTTTGATATAA
- a CDS encoding ArnT family glycosyltransferase — translation MFNTKILENLMVAFCFCITLALHLLIFNHYFSLQEGWWETYAYLVNRGEVINKDFYLAWTPLFVYINAFYQKIFGINFFAFACIGVVAAMIQVILLYAVLREFFSKVSSAVAAIFASLLWIVGGSYIAKDYHTYVFIIEFSTLLFLVRSIKNENSKKGIIYQILGILFLVLLFFIKQNVGLVLFASLFVSYAFISSSVKDYLKRIGFLLLFTIIFFASINFIMPFDPSSIIDNDSKGSLWTIATRFWTNNVNFETLLNGFYVFCIILILFYLRNYIKDFYAKILLKIISVTTKEFRIFILILIYIFPIYGFIYIINNFGISMYRFISAAIGLILFIMYAFFIKNNRFYNSQKYVFITLSMTAISYAGTFADLFTANSNMICIAFLCAFIINYTRIKHIKNILVCFLLISIYFNIESVLYTPYQWNYNYQTNVFNARTQSTYPQLKGIYMDERTANIYNYFMIYVNEKSKSKDDFYFFNLPIMYLLNNKIPPYRLVTHWFDVSSSKAIEEEYNEFIKSPTRNIVMYQYQTYFSLAHKRFQGKSSFKQADFYEIMNKWVKEGKYKFIGSIIVPYDDASLEEEKNHILKNLLIILQNDKFFGMSRDEFTNWLKDNGITLTYVKHEEVKADDQNPKQLDENKQDLMQNGDILQMDGSVADLSRIFPQLGVAPIESTFFNTINIYERQED, via the coding sequence ATGTTTAACACTAAAATTTTAGAAAATTTAATGGTTGCTTTTTGCTTTTGTATAACGCTTGCGTTACATTTACTGATATTTAACCATTACTTCTCACTCCAAGAAGGCTGGTGGGAAACCTATGCTTATTTAGTAAATAGGGGAGAGGTGATAAATAAAGATTTTTATCTAGCATGGACTCCGTTATTTGTATATATAAACGCCTTTTATCAAAAAATATTTGGGATAAATTTTTTTGCTTTTGCCTGCATCGGTGTAGTAGCTGCAATGATACAGGTGATCTTGCTTTATGCTGTTTTGAGGGAGTTTTTTTCTAAAGTAAGTAGCGCTGTAGCAGCAATTTTTGCGAGCTTGCTATGGATCGTTGGTGGGTCGTATATCGCCAAAGACTATCATACCTACGTCTTCATCATAGAATTTTCTACTCTATTATTTCTAGTAAGATCCATAAAGAACGAGAATTCTAAAAAAGGTATCATATATCAAATACTTGGAATCTTATTTCTAGTCCTACTTTTTTTTATAAAACAAAATGTGGGATTAGTTCTTTTTGCAAGTCTTTTTGTATCTTATGCTTTTATATCTAGTAGCGTAAAAGATTATTTAAAAAGAATAGGATTTTTACTACTCTTTACTATTATATTCTTTGCATCCATAAATTTCATCATGCCTTTTGATCCTTCATCAATAATAGATAATGATTCAAAAGGAAGTCTATGGACGATAGCGACGAGGTTTTGGACAAATAATGTAAATTTTGAGACTTTATTAAATGGATTTTATGTCTTTTGTATCATTCTAATCCTTTTTTACCTTAGAAACTATATAAAGGATTTTTATGCAAAAATTTTATTAAAAATTATATCTGTTACTACTAAAGAATTTCGCATATTTATTCTTATTTTAATTTATATATTTCCAATTTATGGCTTTATTTATATTATTAATAACTTTGGAATTTCAATGTATCGTTTTATATCAGCCGCAATAGGTCTAATTCTCTTTATTATGTATGCTTTTTTTATAAAAAATAATCGATTCTACAATTCACAAAAATATGTATTTATAACTTTATCGATGACGGCTATTTCCTACGCAGGGACCTTTGCAGATTTATTTACGGCTAATTCAAATATGATTTGCATAGCTTTTTTATGTGCTTTTATAATAAATTATACAAGAATTAAACATATTAAAAATATATTAGTGTGTTTTTTATTAATTTCTATATATTTTAATATCGAATCTGTTTTATATACACCATATCAATGGAATTACAATTATCAAACTAATGTATTTAATGCTAGAACTCAAAGTACTTATCCGCAACTTAAAGGCATCTATATGGATGAAAGGACTGCAAATATTTATAATTATTTTATGATTTATGTTAATGAAAAATCAAAATCCAAAGATGATTTTTACTTTTTTAATTTGCCTATAATGTATTTATTAAATAATAAAATTCCACCATATAGGCTAGTAACACATTGGTTTGATGTATCATCATCTAAAGCCATAGAAGAGGAGTATAATGAATTTATAAAGTCACCTACGCGAAACATTGTAATGTATCAATACCAAACTTACTTTTCTTTGGCACATAAACGTTTTCAAGGTAAAAGTTCTTTTAAACAGGCTGATTTTTATGAAATAATGAACAAATGGGTAAAAGAAGGAAAGTATAAATTTATAGGATCTATTATAGTACCGTATGACGACGCCTCTTTGGAAGAAGAGAAAAATCATATACTTAAGAATTTATTAATTATACTTCAGAATGATAAATTTTTTGGTATGAGTCGCGATGAGTTTACGAACTGGCTTAAAGACAACGGTATAACACTTACATATGTTAAGCATGAAGAAGTAAAAGCTGATGATCAAAATCCTAAACAGTTGGATGAGAATAAGCAAGATTTGATGCAAAATGGTGATATATTACAAATGGACGGAAGCGTAGCTGATTTAAGTAGGATATTTCCGCAATTGGGAGTGGCACCCATCGAATCTACCTTTTTTAATACGATAAATATTTATGAAAGACAAGAAGACTAA
- the wecC gene encoding UDP-N-acetyl-D-mannosamine dehydrogenase → MVKKVCILGLGYIGLPTAALLANRGYKIHGVDVVQSVVDTINEGKIHIVEQGLGELVKKSVESGNLKADVKPDFADVFIIAVPTPFRDGYVPNIDYVISAAKSIIPYVKDDNMVVLESTSPVGTTEKIGEILKNGGIDISKIYIAHCPERVLPGKILKELTQNDRIVGGTTKIATKKIAEFYAEFVEGEILQTDSKTAEMSKLTENSFRDVNIAFANELSILCDKFGINVWELISLANRHPRVNILNPGCGVGGHCIAVDPWFIVHAGGYEARLIKSAREVNDHKAEWCIEKIKNAALKFELQNGKKPKVACMGLAFKPDIDDLRESPALNITRRLIADGVDVVAVEPNIKAHKDFEIADYKKAIEISDIIVFLVGHKEFKGLKIEKEVLDFCGVRNTNI, encoded by the coding sequence ATTGTGAAAAAAGTTTGCATCTTAGGTCTTGGATATATAGGGCTACCGACGGCGGCACTTTTGGCAAATAGGGGATATAAAATCCATGGCGTTGATGTGGTGCAGAGCGTCGTAGATACGATCAATGAGGGTAAAATTCATATCGTAGAGCAAGGGCTCGGGGAGCTTGTAAAAAAATCAGTAGAAAGCGGAAATTTAAAAGCAGACGTTAAGCCTGATTTCGCAGACGTTTTTATCATAGCTGTTCCGACGCCGTTTCGAGACGGATACGTGCCAAATATCGATTATGTCATAAGTGCGGCAAAATCTATAATACCATACGTAAAAGACGATAATATGGTCGTTTTAGAATCCACTTCACCAGTAGGTACTACCGAAAAGATAGGTGAAATTTTAAAAAATGGCGGTATTGATATTTCTAAAATTTATATCGCTCACTGCCCTGAGAGAGTTTTGCCGGGTAAAATTTTAAAAGAGCTTACGCAAAACGATAGAATCGTGGGTGGAACTACAAAAATTGCTACTAAAAAAATAGCGGAATTTTACGCAGAATTCGTAGAAGGTGAAATTTTACAGACTGACTCAAAGACTGCAGAGATGTCAAAGCTTACAGAGAATTCTTTCCGCGACGTAAACATAGCCTTTGCAAACGAGCTTAGTATTTTGTGCGATAAATTTGGCATCAATGTTTGGGAGCTTATCTCGCTAGCAAACCGTCATCCGCGAGTTAATATTTTAAACCCAGGCTGCGGCGTAGGCGGGCACTGCATAGCGGTCGATCCATGGTTTATAGTGCATGCGGGCGGCTACGAAGCAAGGCTGATCAAATCTGCAAGGGAGGTCAATGATCACAAAGCTGAGTGGTGTATTGAAAAAATCAAAAACGCCGCTTTGAAATTTGAGCTGCAAAATGGCAAAAAGCCTAAAGTTGCGTGCATGGGACTTGCTTTTAAGCCCGACATCGACGATTTGCGGGAGTCACCTGCGCTAAATATAACCAGACGCCTGATCGCAGACGGCGTCGATGTGGTCGCCGTGGAGCCCAATATCAAGGCTCACAAGGATTTTGAGATAGCGGATTACAAAAAGGCTATTGAAATTTCGGACATTATCGTATTTTTAGTCGGACATAAGGAATTTAAAGGACTAAAAATAGAAAAAGAAGTTTTGGATTTTTGCGGCGTACGAAATACTAATATTTAA
- a CDS encoding phenylacetate--CoA ligase family protein — protein sequence MTGQICKKIKSKIKNYIFIKRNFSEYDKFQWRSAEEIERIRTKKLKDIVKKAVDFVPFYKNLDLKIDFENFSLDELKKFPVINKQLIKENFKDFCSIKFNGKASHTSGSTGAPFEFKVPYESDAIEKIVANRAWGMGKDYAYKSGDPIIVLRTYSPKAGEPLYKISGDYWYLSPFHINESNLALYLSVIKKSKAKIIRGYASSIYIFTLLLKQKNIKIPQIKTIVTSSETLLPAYRSAIEEYWGLSVLDWYGQNERTVTVQQCWAGNYHNNDDYGIIELSDKNEIIATSLNNYVMPFIRYNTGDKAIPLDGKAPICPCGRHLSIPFKGIEGRSDDILIKDDGTKVPSINIYTIMHELEFIKQFQIIQFKNTDIVINAIGNLDDVKELLLCDNIRNRLGNVAIKINVVDEIERDLSTGKIKTIIRK from the coding sequence ATGACCGGTCAAATTTGCAAAAAGATAAAAAGCAAAATCAAAAATTATATTTTTATCAAAAGAAATTTTAGCGAATATGATAAATTTCAGTGGAGAAGCGCAGAAGAGATAGAGCGTATCAGGACTAAGAAGCTAAAAGATATAGTAAAAAAGGCGGTTGATTTCGTGCCTTTTTATAAAAATTTGGATTTAAAAATAGATTTTGAAAATTTTAGCTTAGACGAATTGAAAAAATTTCCGGTTATAAATAAGCAATTAATCAAAGAGAATTTTAAAGATTTTTGCTCTATCAAATTTAACGGAAAAGCATCTCATACGTCAGGATCTACTGGGGCTCCGTTTGAATTTAAAGTCCCATATGAAAGCGATGCAATAGAAAAAATTGTAGCGAATAGGGCTTGGGGTATGGGTAAAGATTATGCTTATAAAAGCGGTGATCCGATAATCGTTTTAAGGACGTATTCGCCAAAAGCAGGCGAGCCGCTTTATAAAATTTCGGGCGATTATTGGTATTTATCCCCGTTTCATATTAACGAGTCAAATTTGGCTTTATATTTATCCGTTATCAAAAAGTCAAAAGCCAAAATAATAAGAGGATACGCAAGCTCCATATATATTTTTACGCTACTTTTAAAGCAAAAAAACATAAAAATACCTCAAATAAAAACTATAGTAACTTCATCTGAGACGTTACTGCCTGCATATAGAAGCGCGATTGAGGAGTATTGGGGGTTATCCGTTTTAGACTGGTACGGGCAAAATGAAAGAACTGTAACCGTCCAGCAGTGTTGGGCGGGTAACTATCATAACAATGATGATTACGGGATAATAGAACTTAGCGATAAAAATGAAATCATAGCTACTTCTTTAAATAACTACGTAATGCCTTTTATTAGATATAATACCGGCGATAAGGCTATACCTTTAGACGGTAAAGCGCCGATTTGTCCTTGCGGTAGGCATTTGTCTATTCCTTTTAAAGGGATAGAGGGTAGAAGCGACGATATATTGATTAAAGATGACGGAACTAAAGTGCCTTCTATAAATATCTATACCATTATGCATGAGCTAGAGTTTATAAAGCAGTTTCAAATTATCCAATTCAAAAATACTGATATTGTAATAAATGCAATTGGTAACCTAGATGATGTAAAAGAGCTATTATTGTGTGATAATATTAGAAATAGACTTGGAAATGTGGCTATTAAAATAAATGTTGTTGACGAGATCGAAAGAGACTTATCGACTGGAAAGATTAAAACCATAATTAGGAAATAA
- the wecB gene encoding non-hydrolyzing UDP-N-acetylglucosamine 2-epimerase, whose amino-acid sequence MTKRKILIVFGTRPEAIKMALLIKEFQKHAEFEVKVCVTAQHRQMLDQVLEFFEIKPDFDLNLMKQGQDLYDITSGVLLGMRNVFSKYSPDIVFVHGDTTTTYAVSLAAYYQKIDVAHVEAGLRTHNIYSPFPEEINRQMTGLIAKYHFAPTADARDNLLKEGKDSRNIVVSGNTVIDALLWTIDKIENDELLKNKILSFINSKYKLSDRKFILVTGHRRENFGEGFVNICEALREIALKNENIDIVYPVHLNPNVRKPVGEILSGIPNIFLIDPLEYDSFVYLMSKSYMIVTDSGGIQEEAPSLCKPVLVIRETTERPEGIRAGCVKLIGTKRENIIKEVQKLLNLKDEYDKMSKSVSPYGDGKACKKILEFLKGIL is encoded by the coding sequence ATGACGAAAAGAAAAATTTTAATAGTATTTGGAACGCGTCCGGAGGCCATTAAGATGGCTCTGTTGATAAAGGAATTTCAAAAGCACGCGGAATTTGAAGTGAAGGTTTGCGTCACGGCGCAGCACAGACAGATGCTTGATCAGGTTCTGGAATTCTTTGAGATAAAGCCTGATTTTGATCTAAATTTAATGAAGCAAGGGCAGGATCTGTACGATATTACGTCAGGCGTTTTGCTTGGTATGCGCAATGTATTTAGCAAATATTCCCCGGACATCGTGTTTGTGCATGGAGATACGACTACTACTTATGCCGTTTCTTTGGCGGCGTATTATCAAAAAATAGATGTTGCTCACGTAGAAGCTGGACTTAGGACGCATAATATCTATTCACCGTTTCCTGAAGAGATAAATAGGCAGATGACGGGGCTCATAGCTAAATATCACTTCGCGCCGACTGCCGATGCGAGAGACAATCTCTTAAAAGAAGGCAAAGATTCAAGAAATATAGTTGTTAGTGGCAACACCGTTATAGACGCGCTTTTGTGGACGATAGATAAAATCGAAAACGACGAGCTGCTAAAAAATAAAATTTTATCCTTTATAAATTCCAAATATAAGCTTAGTGATAGAAAATTTATTCTCGTTACAGGACACAGACGAGAGAATTTCGGAGAAGGCTTTGTTAATATTTGTGAGGCTTTACGTGAAATAGCGCTAAAAAATGAAAATATCGACATCGTTTATCCCGTGCATCTAAATCCAAATGTAAGAAAGCCTGTGGGAGAAATTTTATCGGGTATTCCGAATATATTTTTAATTGATCCGCTAGAGTATGATAGTTTTGTCTATCTTATGAGCAAGTCATATATGATAGTAACAGATAGCGGCGGCATCCAGGAGGAGGCACCGAGCCTTTGCAAGCCCGTTTTAGTTATCAGAGAAACTACCGAAAGACCTGAAGGGATAAGGGCAGGATGCGTTAAGCTTATCGGCACCAAGCGCGAAAATATCATAAAAGAGGTGCAAAAATTATTAAATTTAAAAGATGAATATGATAAAATGAGTAAAAGTGTAAGCCCGTATGGCGACGGTAAAGCTTGCAAAAAAATACTAGAATTTTTAAAAGGAATATTGTGA
- a CDS encoding pyridoxal phosphate-dependent aminotransferase, producing the protein MFENKYIAKLKPYKLASHKVWELNDDEILKLDWNEATIQPSPRVKETLIEFIKNGHINWYPDTNNTLLLKELSLYCDISVDNIQYFGSSDYLHEYIAKTFIQDNDKVLIVAPTYDNFRSTMESCGGIVESFYLNKDFTFSNNLFCATLNKFEPKIVYICNPNNPTGTVYNNDLIEGLVARFQNILFIIDEAYWEFTSITCKDLAKKYNNILICRTFSKAFALASFRIGYVISSAGNINMISKIRNPKNITALSQIAAIAALQNKEYMKKYVKEVNDAKLFFDKGLRELGYNVFGIGGNFSLIKFQDKTSKNKFIEFLEMNKIFIRDYGHIPNMENCVRITIGTTRQMEKVLNIIRGLRIEK; encoded by the coding sequence ATGTTTGAAAATAAATATATTGCTAAGCTTAAGCCATATAAATTAGCATCTCATAAGGTATGGGAACTAAATGATGATGAAATTTTAAAATTGGATTGGAATGAAGCTACTATCCAGCCTTCGCCGAGGGTTAAAGAAACTCTTATTGAGTTCATAAAAAATGGGCATATTAATTGGTATCCCGATACGAATAATACTTTACTTTTGAAGGAGTTATCGTTGTATTGCGATATCTCGGTTGATAATATTCAATATTTTGGCAGTTCTGATTATTTGCACGAATATATTGCTAAAACATTTATTCAAGATAATGACAAAGTACTCATTGTCGCACCAACGTATGATAATTTTAGATCTACTATGGAGAGCTGCGGAGGCATAGTAGAATCTTTTTATCTCAATAAAGATTTTACTTTTAGTAATAATTTATTTTGCGCTACTTTAAATAAGTTTGAGCCTAAAATTGTTTATATATGCAACCCAAATAATCCAACTGGTACCGTTTATAATAATGATTTAATCGAAGGATTGGTGGCTAGATTTCAAAATATTTTATTTATCATAGATGAGGCATATTGGGAATTTACGAGTATTACTTGTAAAGATTTGGCTAAAAAATATAATAATATTTTGATTTGTAGGACTTTCTCTAAGGCATTTGCCTTGGCTAGTTTTAGAATAGGATATGTTATATCGTCGGCGGGCAATATAAATATGATCTCAAAAATTAGGAATCCAAAAAATATTACTGCTCTTTCCCAAATAGCTGCTATAGCCGCTTTGCAAAATAAGGAATATATGAAAAAATATGTAAAAGAAGTCAATGATGCAAAATTATTTTTTGATAAGGGACTTAGAGAGTTAGGATATAATGTATTTGGCATAGGAGGAAATTTTAGTTTAATAAAATTTCAAGATAAAACCTCAAAAAATAAATTTATAGAATTCTTGGAGATGAATAAGATTTTTATTAGAGATTATGGGCATATACCAAATATGGAAAATTGTGTGAGGATTACTATTGGGACTACTAGGCAAATGGAAAAGGTGTTGAATATTATTAGAGGTTTGAGGATTGAAAAATAA
- a CDS encoding ArnT family glycosyltransferase, with translation MNDIRLEKFIIALSLITVLILHLLIFNHYFSLQEGWWETYAYLVNKGEVINKDFYLAWTPLFVYINAFYQKIFGINFFAFACIGVVAAMIQVILLYLVLREFFSRVSSILGATFASFLWFGMETYIAKDYHTYVFIIEFSTLLFLVKSIKNENSKKGIIYQILGILFLVLLFFIKQNVGLVLFASLFVSYAFISSNVKDYLKRIGFLLLFTAIFFASINFIMPFDLSSITDNDSKGSLWTIATRFIFEPLLFKNLIVAFTIFIFILVLKRYFDCICCIYDKTMMKIMHDVASPIRFAMVGAIFIVLGYFIIHFTSKHIYIGFSISIILFIITMVFIIKNAKIYKSKEYKFMTLAITAIVYSGTLTSYALDMNTILLCLSFAFAYILNQNLRNFVRAIFLFWMLFIMALIFYSKLLNPYNWLENYQPSIFRADSEASYPQLKGIKMDKKISEILDFFHEYVGKKSKSDKDFYFFNFPIMYLLNDKIPPYKLMTQWFDVVPTKLANKEYEDFINNPSDNVVLYQYSALAFDVHKRFLQKDHFMQEEFHKTMNEWVKEGKYKFIRSFIVPSYLEYAPRYQNGAIKMEVIIQNSALIVENYKKLKIWLDANGIILEKVKRDGANIYSSDDLDDVSQSISIGDVVVIEGPIKYVFAIFPQIGVMPIDRSGRLNSINIYERIK, from the coding sequence ATGAATGATATACGTCTAGAAAAATTTATAATAGCTTTATCTCTTATAACAGTTTTAATCCTACATCTCCTCATCTTTAACCATTACTTCTCACTCCAAGAAGGATGGTGGGAAACCTATGCTTATTTAGTAAATAAAGGAGAAGTGATCAATAAAGATTTTTATCTAGCATGGACTCCGTTATTTGTATATATAAACGCCTTTTATCAAAAAATATTCGGGATAAATTTCTTTGCCTTTGCCTGCATCGGCGTAGTAGCCGCAATGATACAGGTAATTTTATTGTATTTGGTTTTGAGAGAATTTTTTTCTAGGGTAAGTAGTATTTTGGGGGCTACATTCGCTAGTTTTTTATGGTTTGGTATGGAGACGTATATCGCCAAAGACTACCATACCTACGTCTTCATCATAGAATTTTCTACTCTATTATTTCTAGTAAAATCCATAAAAAATGAAAATTCTAAAAAAGGCATCATATATCAAATACTTGGAATCTTATTTTTAGTCCTGCTTTTTTTCATAAAGCAAAATGTAGGTTTGGTTCTTTTCGCTAGTCTTTTTGTATCTTATGCTTTTATATCTAGTAACGTAAAAGATTATTTAAAAAGAATAGGATTTTTACTGCTCTTTACTGCTATATTCTTTGCATCCATAAATTTCATAATGCCTTTTGATCTTTCATCAATAACAGATAACGACTCAAAAGGAAGTCTATGGACGATAGCGACGAGGTTTATTTTTGAGCCATTATTATTTAAGAATTTAATTGTGGCATTTACTATATTTATTTTTATACTAGTATTAAAAAGATACTTTGATTGTATTTGTTGTATATATGATAAAACTATGATGAAAATAATGCATGATGTTGCTAGTCCTATAAGATTCGCAATGGTGGGTGCAATTTTTATAGTGCTTGGATATTTTATAATTCATTTTACTAGCAAGCATATCTATATCGGCTTTTCTATATCTATAATACTATTTATAATTACCATGGTATTTATTATTAAAAATGCTAAAATTTATAAATCTAAAGAATATAAATTTATGACGCTAGCCATTACGGCCATAGTATATAGTGGTACCTTAACTTCGTATGCGCTAGACATGAATACTATATTGCTTTGCCTGAGCTTTGCCTTTGCATATATATTAAATCAAAATTTAAGAAATTTTGTAAGGGCGATATTTTTATTCTGGATGCTTTTTATAATGGCTTTAATATTTTATAGTAAGCTATTAAATCCATATAATTGGTTAGAGAATTATCAACCAAGTATATTTCGGGCAGATAGCGAGGCTTCTTATCCGCAATTAAAGGGTATAAAAATGGATAAGAAAATTTCTGAAATTTTAGATTTTTTTCATGAATATGTTGGTAAAAAATCCAAGTCTGATAAAGATTTTTACTTTTTCAACTTTCCTATAATGTATCTATTAAACGATAAAATTCCACCATATAAATTGATGACGCAGTGGTTTGATGTAGTGCCTACAAAGCTGGCAAATAAGGAATACGAAGATTTTATAAATAACCCAAGTGATAACGTGGTATTGTATCAATATTCTGCTTTAGCATTTGATGTTCACAAGAGATTTTTACAAAAAGATCATTTTATGCAAGAAGAATTTCATAAAACTATGAATGAGTGGGTTAAAGAGGGTAAATATAAATTTATTAGATCTTTTATAGTGCCTAGTTATTTAGAATACGCTCCAAGGTATCAAAATGGAGCTATCAAAATGGAAGTAATAATACAAAATAGTGCTTTGATCGTTGAAAATTATAAAAAATTAAAAATTTGGCTTGATGCGAATGGAATAATTTTAGAGAAAGTAAAACGAGATGGTGCGAATATATATAGTAGCGATGATTTGGATGATGTATCGCAAAGTATAAGTATAGGTGATGTTGTTGTTATTGAGGGGCCGATAAAGTATGTTTTTGCCATCTTTCCTCAAATAGGTGTCATGCCAATTGATAGATCAGGGAGACTAAATTCGATAAATATATATGAAAGGATCAAATAG